Within Caproicibacterium argilliputei, the genomic segment ATGGATTCCTTCACAGAGGCCTGGGGGCTGGTCTGCGAGTACTGCAAAAGTAAAATCACAGAGGTCGCCTACACGACCTGGATTTCCCGCATTGAGCCGGTCAGTTTAGATTTCAACAGCGGGACCGCCGTGCTGAAAGTCCCAAATGACTTTCACCGCAAGACCATCCTGCACTATTATCTGGACACCATTCAGGAAGCATTCCTGCAAATCTTCGGTACATCAGACATCAAAATCGACCTGCGCACCGACGATGAAATGGCGCCGCAGAAACCGGTTGAGGACAAGCCTAGCGCAGAAGATTACGAGTATACCTTTGACACCTTCATTGTCGGTCCCAGCAACAAGTTTGCACACGCGGCCAGCATGGCGGTCGCCACAAAGCCCGCGGAACTTTACAACCCCCTTTTTATCTACGGCAACTCCGGCCTCGGCAAGACCCATCTTCTTTACGCAATCTGCAATGAGATTAAGAAGAATTCGCCCGATATGGATATTGTCTATATTAAAGGAGACGAATTTACAAACGAACTGATTGATGCCATTCAGAAAGGCACCACCACCGAGTTTCACAACCGCTACCGCAACGCGGATGTGCTGCTGGTAGATGATATTCAGTTCATCGCCGGCAAGGACTCAACCCAGGAGGAATTCTTCCACACATTTAACACCCTTTACGAAGCCAAAAAACAGATCGTACTGACCAGTGACCGGCCGCCCAAAGATATTGCCACCCTGGAAGAACGTCTGCTAACGCGCTTTGAATGGGGGCTGACCGCAGATGTTCAGCCGCCGGACTTTGAAACCCGCATTGCAATTATTAAAAGGAAAGCGGAACTGTTAGGCATCCAGCTGGACGAAAATGTGACGGAATACATGGCGAACCGCCTGAAAAACAACATCCGTCAGCTGGAGGGCGCCGTTAAAAAGATGAAAGCCTACCATCTGCTCAACGGTTACCCGCTCAACATCAACACCGCACAGGCAGCCATCAGCGACATCATCAATAATGACCAGCCGGTACCGGTGACCATCGAAAAAATCATTGAAGAAGTCAGCCGCACCTACGGCACCACACCGGAAGACATCCGCTCCTCCAAGCGCAGCGCCAATATCAGCAATGCCCGCCAGGTAGCGATGTACGTCGTGCGGGAAATCACCCAGATGCCCATGACCGGAATTGGCTCGGAATTTGGCGGGCGTGACCACTCCACCGTTGTGTATGCGATTCAGCAGGTCGAAAAGAACATCAAGAAAAATCCAAAAATGCGTGCAACTGTTGAGGATATTATCAAAAACATCCGCGACCGGTGATTTTTTATGCCTTTCAATATGCATTTTTTTTGCATATTCATTCATGAATCTTCTGCATAAACTTGTATTTATTCTTCAACTTGTTTTCAACTTTCCCCACCGAGTTTTCAACACAACGTTGAAAAACGAATCCTTCTCTTTTTTCTCCACCATTTGTCCACTGCTGTCTGTGCAAGAAAAAAGGCTGCGCAAAACGGTGCTTTTCTGGCTTTTTTCTTTCTTTCCACTTTTCCGTGCCCCTTACTACTAGTTCTAAATCTATTCCTTCTCAATTATACTCTTTGTAAACGGAGGCTTCCTTTTCATGATTATCACCTGTTCTCGTGAGCAGCTTCTGGAAGCTGTATTAAATGTACAGCGAGCTGTATCTTCAAAAAGTTCGATTCCTGCCTTGCAGGGAATTCTATTAAAGGCAAAGCAAAATAGCATCTTTCTGTGTGGGTACGACGCGGAAATGCTGGGTATGACAACCGAGATTGAGGCTGAAGTGACGCAAACCGGAACGATTGTCTTATCTGCGAAACTGTTTGGCGATATTGTACGCCGTTTACCGGACGAGCGTGTGCACATGGAAACCGACGACAAAAACATGACGACTATCCGCAGCGGGCAAAGCAACTTTTCGATTGTCGGCATTCCTGCGGAAGAGTATCCGGAACTGCCAACGGTTTCCGGAGAACGTGGTATTCGGATTTCCAACCTTGTTTTAAAGAACATGATTCATCAGACAATCTTTGCAGTTGCGGAAAGTGACGCAAAACCCATTCATACCGGTACTCTGTTTGAAATCGGCAGCGGAAAGATTCGTCTGGTTAGTGTAGATGGGTACCGACTGGCAATGCGGGAAGAGATGGTCAACAGTGATGAGCAGGGTCTTTCCTTTGTGGTGCCGGGAAAGGCACTGCAGGAAGTCAGCAAGCTTTTGCCGGAAAACGATGAAAATTGCGAGCTGCAGATTGGCAGCCGGCATATTTTATTCATAGTTGGGCGCTATACTGTTATTGCACGGCTGTTAGAGGGCGAGTTTCTGGACTATCGTTCCGCGATTCCACAGAAAAGCAGCAGCACTGTGATTCTCAAGACCAGTGAATTTATCAGCAGTGTGGAGCGTGTTTCCCTGCTGATTACCGACCGTTTGAAAAGCCCAATTCGCTGCATTTTTGATGAAGACACGGTGCGGCTTTCCAGCTACACGCCGATTGGGCGGGCAAGTGACCAATTTCCTGCTAAACTGGTTGGAAATCCGGTAGAAATGGGGTTTAACAATCATTATCTTTTAGATGCTCTGCGCAATGCAGAAGGCGACCAGATAAAATTGGAACTGAACGGGTCGTTGTCTCCTATGAAAGTTCTGCCCATGGAGGGAAACAGCTTCCTGTTTCTGGTTCTTCCTGTTCGCCTCAAGTCAGAGGCAGGCTGAGCAGGCTGAGCCTGCACGCACTTGCTGAAGCTCACGGGGCGCGCTCTCGCTTCTTTTACAGTCTGCGTCAACGTGAAGTCAGCGCTTCGAGCAGGCTAAGCCTGCACGCGCTTGCTGAAGCTCACATTAACTGCCTGTTCTTCTTTTACAGTCTGCGTCCGTGAAGTTCGCACTTTGAGACAGTTGCTTTCTGTCGCTTTCTCAGAAAGCGACTGGGGGCGTGGGGGCGAAGCCCTCCACGACCTTTGTAAGAGAAGCAGGTTCGGGCTGCGCAGGCTGAGCCTGCACGCACTTGCTGAAGCTCACGGGGCGCGCTCTCGCTTCTTTTACAGTCTGCGTCAACGTGAAGTTCGCACTTTGAGACAGTTGCTTTCTGTCGCTTTCTCAGAAAGCGACTGGGGGTGTGGGGGCGAAGCCCTCCACGACCTTTGATAAGAGAAGCAGGTTCGGGCTGCGCAGGCTGAGCCTGCACGCAGTTGCTGAAGCTCACGTTAACTGTCTGCGCTTCTTTTACAGTCTGCGTCAACATGAAGTTTGCTTTCAAATTTTGTTCGATACAGCAGTTATAATTACAAAAAATTCTAAATAAAAGGATTAAATTGGTATGAATAGGGAAACTATAACCATAGACACAGCGTTTATCCGCTTGGATGCTTTGCTAAAATTGGCCGGTGCGGTGGATACCGGCGGACGCGCAAAATATGTTGTGCAGGGCGGCGAAGTTTTGGTCAATGGAGAAGTCTGTACCATGCGCGGCAAAAAGCTGCACTCCGGGGATACGGTGGATTATGCCGGCCGCGCCTTTGAGGTGGCCGGGTGAAAGTCCTGTCACTTACCTGCCAGAATTATCGGAATCTGCAAAAGGCTTGCCTGCAGCCGGAATCGGGTGTGAATGTGCTCTGGGGCGAAAACGCACAGGGCAAAACCAACCTGCTGGAGGCCTTGTGGCTGTTTACCGGCGGACACAGCTTTCGCGGCGCAAAAGACAGCGAGTTGGTGCTGCACGGCGCTTCCGGCACACGGCTGGAACTTGCCTTTTTCAGCGAAGAGCGCGAGCAGACAGCTGCCCTGCAGATTGAGGGCGGGCGGCGCCATGCATTTTTAAATGAAGTGCCCTTGCGTTCCTCAAACGGACTGGTGGGGCATTTCTGCGCGGTTATCTTTTCACCGGAGCACATCGCGTTAGTGCGTGAAGGCCCCGCCAATCGACGCAATTTTCTGGATGCTGCCTTGTGTCAGCTGAAACCCGGCTATGTTCGCCTGCTGAACCGCTATCAGCGTCTTCTGGCACAGAGAAATGCTTTGCTGAAAGATATTCCCCGCCACCCGGAGTTGACCGAAACCCTGCCGGTCTGGGATGTCCGTCTGGTACAGGATGGCCTGCAAATCGTTTCGCAGCGGCAGGCATACCTCGAGCGGCTGACCACAGCTGCCGCGCGGATTTACAGCGGCCTGAGCCACGGTAAGGAACAGCTTTCTTTGGACTACCAGTGTTCGGCGGAGGACTTGGCGGCGGCTCTGCTGGAAAACCGCGAGCGTGATATTCGCCAGGGGTTTACCAGCGCCGGCCCGCACCGCGACGACATGGAGATTCTTTTGGACAGCGCCGCCGCGCGCACTTATGGTTCGCAGGGACAGAAGCGCAGCATTGTGCTTGCCCTCAAACTGGCAGAGGCTCAAGTGCTGGAGGAAATCACCGGAGAAAAACCGGTGGTTCTTCTGGACGATGTACTCAGCGAACTGGATGGCGGCCGCCAAGATTATCTGCTCAATCACCTGTCGGACTGTCAGGTGTTTATCACCTGCTGCGTGCCGCAGCAGGCGTGCGGTCTGCATGGCGGCGGTCTGTATCAGGTAAAAAACGGCTGCGTGCGTCCGGAACGGCCGCAAACGGCTTAACGCAGAAAGGAGAAAGCCATGTATCTGCATTTAGGGCAGGATACGGTCATACGAAGCGAGAATATTCTGGGGATTTTTGATATGGAAACCTCTACCCTCTCCACTTCCACACGCAGATACCTTGCCAAAAGCGAAAAAGAAGGCCGCGTGGTCAACGTTTCCCTGGAAATGCCCAAAAGCTTCGTTCTGTGCAGTGCGCCGCAGGGTGGCGAAACAGTGTATATTACGCAGATCAGTTCAACCACCCTGCTGAAACGAACCGGATTTATGGAAGAACTGCGGAATGTCAACATGGAATAACAGGAGCCGATAAGATGAAGAAACTGCAATATCCGCAGTGCCCGTACTGCGGAAAAAAAGTGAATCCCCTGCTTGCCTTTACCCTGAAAAATCAGGGCGAGTACCGCTGTACCAAATGCAGCGGCATTTCTAACATCGCACTGGACGGGGCGGTCTACAAATTGGCGGTCAGCATGGTGCTGGCAGCTGCGGCGGTTTTTCTGGTGGAGGAACTGTTAGTGCGCCGCTTTCTGTGGTACTCGGCACTTTTAGTACTGCTGCCGTTTTTGATTTTTTATGTGCTTTCTCCGCTGTTTCTGGAACTGAAGCGCCCAGTGATTAAGCGTCGGCGGATGGAACGGCGCGTGCCCAACAGCACGACCGGCGGTCTGTATGAAGGGCCTTACGGCACTCCCGGTCGCCGCGCGGATGACCCAACGGTGTACGTGCCCTCCACATTTGGGCATTCCATCATTCAGCCACAGGCGGACGAGGACCCCGCAGTGGAGGAGCCCACGATTCCCGTTTCCTCTTTCGTTGGGGGCAGACCGCGCCCGCCGTTTCCGCAGGAGGATGATTTTTCTGCGGAAGTCGGGCGGTTTGGGCTTCGCAAATCCGTGAAGCAGTTTGAGGAGAATCTGGGCGAAAATGCAGAGCCGGTCTTTTACACTCGCCCCAAAGGCGGCAGTCCGCAGCGCGGTGGTTTCCGTGCCTACCGCCCGCCTCTGGATGACAGACAGGAGGATGGCCATGCATAAGGAAACAACCGCCTGTCCGTGGTGCGGTGCGCACTGTTCCGAGCAGACAGGCCGTGCGGCGCTGCAGGCGGAGCGGCACATCTGCCCGGTTTGCGGCCGACCGTCCCGTGCGGTGCGCAGCAAAAAGCGCATCGGCGTGTGGCTCCTGCTGGCTGCGGTGCTGTGCCTGCTGGATTTTCTATTTCTGGTACTGGGGGTGCCCTTGTT encodes:
- the remB gene encoding extracellular matrix regulator RemB encodes the protein MYLHLGQDTVIRSENILGIFDMETSTLSTSTRRYLAKSEKEGRVVNVSLEMPKSFVLCSAPQGGETVYITQISSTTLLKRTGFMEELRNVNME
- the dnaN gene encoding DNA polymerase III subunit beta, coding for MIITCSREQLLEAVLNVQRAVSSKSSIPALQGILLKAKQNSIFLCGYDAEMLGMTTEIEAEVTQTGTIVLSAKLFGDIVRRLPDERVHMETDDKNMTTIRSGQSNFSIVGIPAEEYPELPTVSGERGIRISNLVLKNMIHQTIFAVAESDAKPIHTGTLFEIGSGKIRLVSVDGYRLAMREEMVNSDEQGLSFVVPGKALQEVSKLLPENDENCELQIGSRHILFIVGRYTVIARLLEGEFLDYRSAIPQKSSSTVILKTSEFISSVERVSLLITDRLKSPIRCIFDEDTVRLSSYTPIGRASDQFPAKLVGNPVEMGFNNHYLLDALRNAEGDQIKLELNGSLSPMKVLPMEGNSFLFLVLPVRLKSEAG
- the recF gene encoding DNA replication/repair protein RecF (All proteins in this family for which functions are known are DNA-binding proteins that assist the filamentation of RecA onto DNA for the initiation of recombination or recombinational repair.), whose translation is MKVLSLTCQNYRNLQKACLQPESGVNVLWGENAQGKTNLLEALWLFTGGHSFRGAKDSELVLHGASGTRLELAFFSEEREQTAALQIEGGRRHAFLNEVPLRSSNGLVGHFCAVIFSPEHIALVREGPANRRNFLDAALCQLKPGYVRLLNRYQRLLAQRNALLKDIPRHPELTETLPVWDVRLVQDGLQIVSQRQAYLERLTTAAARIYSGLSHGKEQLSLDYQCSAEDLAAALLENRERDIRQGFTSAGPHRDDMEILLDSAAARTYGSQGQKRSIVLALKLAEAQVLEEITGEKPVVLLDDVLSELDGGRQDYLLNHLSDCQVFITCCVPQQACGLHGGGLYQVKNGCVRPERPQTA
- the dnaA gene encoding chromosomal replication initiator protein DnaA — protein: MDSFTEAWGLVCEYCKSKITEVAYTTWISRIEPVSLDFNSGTAVLKVPNDFHRKTILHYYLDTIQEAFLQIFGTSDIKIDLRTDDEMAPQKPVEDKPSAEDYEYTFDTFIVGPSNKFAHAASMAVATKPAELYNPLFIYGNSGLGKTHLLYAICNEIKKNSPDMDIVYIKGDEFTNELIDAIQKGTTTEFHNRYRNADVLLVDDIQFIAGKDSTQEEFFHTFNTLYEAKKQIVLTSDRPPKDIATLEERLLTRFEWGLTADVQPPDFETRIAIIKRKAELLGIQLDENVTEYMANRLKNNIRQLEGAVKKMKAYHLLNGYPLNINTAQAAISDIINNDQPVPVTIEKIIEEVSRTYGTTPEDIRSSKRSANISNARQVAMYVVREITQMPMTGIGSEFGGRDHSTVVYAIQQVEKNIKKNPKMRATVEDIIKNIRDR
- a CDS encoding single stranded DNA-binding domain-containing protein, which produces MKKLQYPQCPYCGKKVNPLLAFTLKNQGEYRCTKCSGISNIALDGAVYKLAVSMVLAAAAVFLVEELLVRRFLWYSALLVLLPFLIFYVLSPLFLELKRPVIKRRRMERRVPNSTTGGLYEGPYGTPGRRADDPTVYVPSTFGHSIIQPQADEDPAVEEPTIPVSSFVGGRPRPPFPQEDDFSAEVGRFGLRKSVKQFEENLGENAEPVFYTRPKGGSPQRGGFRAYRPPLDDRQEDGHA
- a CDS encoding RNA-binding S4 domain-containing protein, with the translated sequence MNRETITIDTAFIRLDALLKLAGAVDTGGRAKYVVQGGEVLVNGEVCTMRGKKLHSGDTVDYAGRAFEVAG